A window of the Hordeum vulgare subsp. vulgare chromosome 5H, MorexV3_pseudomolecules_assembly, whole genome shotgun sequence genome harbors these coding sequences:
- the LOC123398285 gene encoding probable phytol kinase 2, chloroplastic: protein MWPESPLLRDAGAAVLTGCVALAVLRFWEEVGNRALLDQKLCRKLVHISVGLVYFLMWPLFSADDVYAPFLACIVIALNIVKVTLIGLGVVKDDGVVNSMTRNGDYRELLKGPLYYACTITLTTVIFWRTSPISIAVICNLCAGDGVADIAGRRYGHVKLPHNPDKSYAGSIAMFFAGFIASILFMCYFHLFGFVEQSWTMVAAFGITSLAAAIVESLPVSTRLDDNLTTSITSVLVGGLVFYYVGGGGGAGSGGRSSILATAEMVFAGSSY, encoded by the exons ATGTGGCCGGAGAGCCCGCTTCTCCGGGACGCCGGCGCTGCCGTGCTCACCGGATGCGTCGCCTTGGCGGTGCTCCGCTTCTGGGAGGAGGTCGGCAACCGCGCCCTCCTGGACCAA AAACTCTGCAGGAAGCTGGTGCACATCAGTGTCGGGCTGGTATATTTCCTTATGTGGCCTCTGTTCAG TGCAGATGATGTCTATGCTCCATTTCTTGCTTGCATCGTCATTGCACTAAACATCGTAAAGGTGACTTTGATTGGCCTCGGTGTAGTTAAAGATGATGGCGTCGTTAACTCAATGACAAGAAATGGAGACTATAG AGAGCTTCTCAAAGGCCCGCTCTATTACGCGTGTACTATAACTCTCACTACCGTAATCTTTTGGAGGACGTCTCCCATTTCGATCGCTGTGATTTGCAATCTGTGCGCAGGGGACG GTGTGGCCGACATAGCCGGGAGGCGATACGGGCATGTGAAGCTCCCTCACAACCCTGACAAATCCTACGCCGGAAGCATCGCAATGTTCTTTGCCGGATTCATCGCATCGATCCT GTTCATGTGCTACTTCCACCTTTTCGGGTTCGTGGAGCAGAGCTGGACCATGGTCGCTGCCTTCGGCATCACGTCGCTTGCAGCGGCAATTGTCGAGTCACTCCCGGTCAGCACGCGCTTGGACGATAACCTGACGACTTCGATCACTTCTGTGCTCGTCGGCGGGCTGGTTTTCTACTAtgttggtggtggaggtggtgccgGAAGCGGCGGCAGGAGCAGCATCTTGGCGACTGCTGAGATGGTCTTTGCAGGCAGTAGCTACTAA